The sequence TCCTGTCCAGAACCCGGGTGAGAGATTGGGCTCATTCCATACTTCAAAGTACCAGGTCTTTACTTCCTCCTCACCGTACCGCTCTGTAAAATGTTGGGTAAGGGTGCGGACCAATGCTGCCCATTTTTCGTAATCTTTCGGGGGCGTTACGTTGCCCCGCCACCAGAAGATGGTTTGAGGACCGCTGGCAAGCGCCCCGGGCATGAATCCCAACTCAACAAAGGGTTTCATTCCAATACTGTGCAGGAAGTCAAACAGCACATCGACATACATGAAGTTGTATTCCGGATTTCCATTTTTATCCTCTTTGTAAACGGCCATGTCATCTGTTAAAAGCCCGTGCATGCGGATGTACCTGAAACCACATTCTTTTTTTACATACGCCAGTTGCTGCTGCCAATCGGCCCGCAATCCTTCATTCGCCCTGCCTGCACCTACGCATTCTTTAAAGAAGGCATCCAAAGTACCTGATGCTTTACTAAAATCAACATTGATTACCCTTTCCTGAACCGAAGGCTTATTTTGTTTTGAAGTTTTAGCACTTTGAGCAGTTAGTTTTATTGAAATGGAAAAAATATAGATTGCTAATAACAAGAACTTTCTTTTACTCATGATATTTTGTTTTAAAATCATTCAAGTACCATTACAAATCCACTATTTGCATTCAGCGTAATATCACATTTTTTTTGCTTTGCTGCATTCAGCATGGCTTTTGAAAACAATTCACTGTTGTTACCGTCTGTGAACAGCATTGCCTTGCTTTTCTTAAATGAGGCAATGTCAAGATTTAATTTCTTCTCATTTATATCTCCATTGATACCTGCGATGTACCACCGATTGCCGCTTCGCCTGGCAATGACAGCATATTTTCCCGGATAGCCTTCTAAAAATTTTACATCGTCCCAGTTGCCAGGAAGCTTTCTTAAAAACGCTTTCACCTCATCGGGCACCTGCACCATTCCTTCCGGCGCCTGGGCGTAATGTTGTATGCCGGATAAAAATAATACCGAAAGGGCCAGTTCGAAGGCAGGAGTGGTTTTCCTGATACAATTAGACGAGGTAAGCCCCGTAAGATTCATAGGTGTAAAATCCATCGGGTCGAATGCGTTCCTGGTGAACGGCAACATGGCGCAATGGTTGGCTTGCTTATCGGCTGCAGCCTGGTCAAATGTTACCATCTCCATTCCATAAATGGCTTCTGCTGTCATAAGATGCGGATATGTTTTTTGCCATCCTCTTGGCAATGTAGCGCCATGAAAGTTTACAAGGAGCTTATATTTTGCCGCATCATTCAAAATGTCAATGTAGTATTGGATCATGCTCTGGCCATCTCCACCGAAGAAATCGATCTTTACACCTTTAATGCCCATTGCCTGCAGCCGGCTGAATTCCTTTTCCCTTCCTTCCTTCGTAAGCAATACATCTTTAGGATGATACTTAACGGTGTTCCAGTCACCTGCAGAATTGTACCACAATAACAATGCAACATTCTTTTGATTTGCATACGCTGACAGCTCAGCAATCTTATCATAGCCGATCTTTGTATCCCAGTCTGCATCTATGAGGCAATATTGCCAGCGCATGTCATACGCATAGTCAATATATTTTTTTTGTTCATTGAAAGTGATGTTGTCATCCTTGCTATTGATCCAACTCCAACTGGCTTTTCCCGGTTTTACAAAAGAGACATCCTTCAACACTGCCGCCGGCGCCAGATCGGTACCCAAAGTTGATTCTGCAATTGTTTTTAAACTTCCCATTGTTATAATACGCCAGGGTGTAAGCCACGGCTTATTGTTTTGCGGTAAATAGCCACCGCCTGTAAACACTTCTCTCGGATCGGCAAAGCCGATTGAATAAACAGCCGAGGCAGAATCATTGATCAATCTTGTGCCGCAATAAGTGCCATCAAGTGCTGCTTCGGTGATCAATACCCATGTATTATTTGTTTTAAATAAAGCAGGGTATACCCAACCTGACTTTAACGGCGATACCGTGCCAGCAGGAATGTCCTGCAAATAATGTTCTTCATAAGAGGGATGACAATGCTGCCAACCTGTTTTTGCTTCACTCATGGGTTGCAACCAGGCCCTTGTTTTATTGTCAAATGCAAAGGAGGAATGTTCTTTAACTATCGTTTCATTATTGTTTATCCAGGAAAAAGAATAGCGGAAAGCCGCCCCGTCGTTGGATAACCGGAAAATGATATCCATTTTTTTCCCTTCTTCATTAGCAAAAGACATTACCAATTGATTGGTCTGGTAACGAATGCTGCTTTTTTTTGCATTCTTCGTTTGGTAGCTGTTTGTTATACGTTCCGGCTTTGATATCATGACCGGTTTCATGCCTTGTGTAAAATCATGCCCCTTCATCATCACTCCTAAAGCCGAAGGGTGAATGACGTTAACACCAGACTTTTGTATCGTGTATTGAATTTCACCTGAAGTTGGTAAGAATACAGTTAATACGATAGATTTGTCAGGACTTTCCAGTTTAGCAACCTGTTGCGCCGGAAGATAGGCCGGAAGTGAAAGACAAAACAGGACACAAGCAGTTACGATTATTTTCGTTTTCATCTTATTCTTTAAGAATTATTATAGTGCTGGTAGCACTTTGATTTTATTTTTGAGTTGTTCGGGTGGATAATAGCTGGCCAGGGCATCGGGTTCATTTGCTGCTTAAAATTTTATGACCGCTTTTTTTCCTGTATAGGTGACTACCTTGTTTGTTTGGTTGGTTGCGATCACAATGTTGAATTTTCTTTCGTTAAGCATTCCCGGAAACGAACCACTTCTATCGCCGATGATTAAAGTCTTCTTCGCATCATCCCAGGTGAAAGTGATCGTTGAATAAACCCCTCTCTCGTAATTGTAATTATCATTCTCGTCTTCGTACAAAACGAATTTTCCGTTTGCGCCGGGGTAAACTCTTATTTCCAGGTTGTCCCACTTTTTTTCTGCTGCATACTGAACGGAAGGTCCGACGGGAATGATGGAACCTGCTTTCACATAAAGCGGAATGATGTCGAGCGGCGTTTGCCTGCTTACTTTATTACCGCCGGAAAATTTTTCAGCAGTCCAGAAATCATACCATTCGGCGCCTGCAGGCAAATAGGTTTCTTTTGACCTGATTGTGCTGAAGTCTTCTACCTGTATTGTTTCTT is a genomic window of Paraflavitalea devenefica containing:
- a CDS encoding glycoside hydrolase family 97 protein yields the protein MKTKIIVTACVLFCLSLPAYLPAQQVAKLESPDKSIVLTVFLPTSGEIQYTIQKSGVNVIHPSALGVMMKGHDFTQGMKPVMISKPERITNSYQTKNAKKSSIRYQTNQLVMSFANEEGKKMDIIFRLSNDGAAFRYSFSWINNNETIVKEHSSFAFDNKTRAWLQPMSEAKTGWQHCHPSYEEHYLQDIPAGTVSPLKSGWVYPALFKTNNTWVLITEAALDGTYCGTRLINDSASAVYSIGFADPREVFTGGGYLPQNNKPWLTPWRIITMGSLKTIAESTLGTDLAPAAVLKDVSFVKPGKASWSWINSKDDNITFNEQKKYIDYAYDMRWQYCLIDADWDTKIGYDKIAELSAYANQKNVALLLWYNSAGDWNTVKYHPKDVLLTKEGREKEFSRLQAMGIKGVKIDFFGGDGQSMIQYYIDILNDAAKYKLLVNFHGATLPRGWQKTYPHLMTAEAIYGMEMVTFDQAAADKQANHCAMLPFTRNAFDPMDFTPMNLTGLTSSNCIRKTTPAFELALSVLFLSGIQHYAQAPEGMVQVPDEVKAFLRKLPGNWDDVKFLEGYPGKYAVIARRSGNRWYIAGINGDINEKKLNLDIASFKKSKAMLFTDGNNSELFSKAMLNAAKQKKCDITLNANSGFVMVLE